The following coding sequences lie in one Lacerta agilis isolate rLacAgi1 chromosome 4, rLacAgi1.pri, whole genome shotgun sequence genomic window:
- the SLITRK1 gene encoding SLIT and NTRK-like protein 1, giving the protein MLLWILLLETSLCFAAGNVTGDVCKEKICLCTEIEGDLHVDCEKKGFTSLQRFSAPTSQFYHLFLHGNSLTRLFPNEFANFYNAVSLHMENNGLHEIVPGAFLGLQLVKRLHINNNKIKSFRKQTFLGLDDLEYLQADFNLLRDIDPGAFRDLNKLEVLILNDNLISVLPANVFQYVPITHLDLRGNRLKTLPYEDVLEQIPGIAEILLEDNPWDCTCDLLSLKEWLENIPKNALIGRVICEAPTRLQGKDLNETTEQELCRKNRVDSSLAAPPAEEETCDPGPIPTPFKIHGKEDPATPGSAPHGGTKIPVNWQIKTRPTAAGSTINVKGKSSSSTPCPATCVCHQIPGGFKVNCNDGNVSSLVDLKPKPSSVHELFLRGNKIHTIRKSHFVDYRKLNLLDLGNNNIATMENNTFKNLLELVWLYMDNNYLDTLSREKFNGLQNLEYLNMEFNVIQLIMPGTFNAMPKLRVLILNNNLLRSLPVDVFAGVSLSKLSIHNNYFPYLPVAGVLDQLTSITQIDLHDNPWDCKCPIVPFKQWVEMLRPKVMMSDLRCETPEEFFKEDFESLSNEAICPQLKVLPTLTSSHKNSTGLAETGTHSNSYLETSRVSISVLVPGLLLVFVTSAFTVVGMLVFILRNRKRSKRRDANSSASEINSLQTVCDSSYWHNGPYNADGAHRVYDCGSHSLSD; this is encoded by the coding sequence ATGCTGCTTTGGATTCTGCTGCTGGAGACGTCTCTTTGTTTCGCTGCCGGGAATGTTACAGGGGACGTTTGCAAAGAGAAGATCTGCTTGTGCACCGAGATCGAGGGCGACTTGCACGTCGACTGCGAGAAGAAAGGCTTCACCAGCCTGCAACGCTTCTCGGCCCCCACTTCCCAGTTCTACCATTTGTTCCTGCACGGCAATTCCCTCACTCGCCTTTTCCCCAATGAGTTCGCTAACTTTTACAATGCAGTCAGCTTGCACATGGAAAACAACGGCTTGCACGAGATCGTGCCGGGGGCTTTCCTGGGGCTGCAGCTGGTGAAGCGGCtgcacatcaacaacaacaagatcaaATCGTTTCGCAAGCAGACCTTCCTGGGCTTGGACGATCTGGAATACCTCCAGGCTGATTTTAATTTATTGAGGGATATTGACCCGGGGGCCTTTCGGGACTTAAACAAGCTGGAGGTGCTGATTTTAAACGACAACCTCATCAGCGTTTTGCCTGCCAACGTGTTCCAGTACGTGCCCATCACCCACCTGGACCTGCGGGGCAACCGCCTGAAAACCTTGCCTTACGAGGACGTGCTTGAGCAGATCCCGGGCATTGCTGAGATTCTGCTAGAGGATAACCCTTGGGACTGCACGTGCGACCTGCTCTCGTTGAAAGAATGGCTGGAGAACATCCCCAAGAACGCCTTGATCGGCCGGGTGATTTGTGAAGCCCCTACGAGGTTGCAGGGCAAGGATCTAAACGAGACCACGGAGCAGGAGTTGTGCAGGAAAAACCGAGTGGATTCCAGCCTGGCTGCTCCTCCTGCGGAAGAGGAGACGTGCGATCCCGGGCCCATCCCGACCCCCTTTAAGATCCATGGCAAGGAAGACCCTGCCACCCCGGGCTCTGCTCCTCACGGAGGTACAAAGATCCCGGTGAACTGGCAGATTAAGACTAGACCTACAGCTGCCGGCTCTACCATCAACGTGAAAGGCAAGTCCTCCAGCAGTACACCTTGTCCTGCCACCTGCGTCTgccaccagatcccaggaggatTCAAGGTGAATTGCAACGACGGCAACGTCAGCAGCCTGGTGGATCTGAAACCCAAGCCCTCCAGCGTGCACGAGCTCTTCCTGAGGGGCAACAAAATCCACACCATTCGAAAATCCCATTTTGTGGATTACCGCAAACTCAACCTGTTGGACTTGGGCAACAACAACATCGCCACCATGGAGAACAACACCTTCAAGAACCTTTTGGAGCTGGTGTGGCTCTACATGGACAATAACTATTTGGACACACTCTCTAGGGAGAAGTTCAATGGACTGCAGAACCTGGAATACCTAAACATGGAATTTAATGTCATCCAGCTCATCATGCCAGGGACATTTAATGCCATGCCCAAGCTGAGGGTTCTCATCTTGAATAACAACCTTCTGAGGTCCCTCCCTGTTGATGTCTTTGCTGGGGTCTCCCTCTCCAAACTCAGCATCCACAACAACTATTTCCCTTACCTACCAGTGGCAGGGGTGCTGGACCAGCTCACCTCCATCACCCAAATAGACCTGCATGACAACCCATGGGACTGTAAGTGCCCCATTGTCCCTTTCAAACAGTGGGTGGAGATGTTGCGACCCAAGGTGATGATGAGTGACTTGAGATGCGAGACCCCGGAAGAATTCTTCAAGGAGGACTTTGAATCCCTCTCCAATGAGGCCATTTGCCCTCAACTCAAGGTCTTGCCCACCTTGACTTCCTCCCATAAGAACAGCACTGGCTTGGCCGAGACTGGGACACATTCCAACTCCTACCTGGAGACTAGCAGGGTCTCCATCTCGGTGCTGGTGCCTGGCCTTTTGCTGGTCTTCGTCACCTCTGCATTCACAGTGGTGGGCATGCTGGTCTTTATCTTGAGGAACCGGAAGCGCTCAAAGAGGAGGGATGCCAACTCCTCAGCCTCGGAGATCAACTCCTTACAGACAGTCTGCGACTCATCCTACTGGCATAATGGACCCTACAATGCAGATGGAGCCCATCGGGTATATGACTGTGGCTCTCACTCCCTATCAGACTGA